CCAAAGAAGCTGTCCAAGCTGCAAAGTACATTGGTCAGGGACTTTCCGTCACCTTCGACCACATGCAGCGTCGTCCCATCACGGTGCATTACCCCTACGAAAAGCTGATTCCGTCAGAGCGCTATCGTGGCCGTATTCACTTCGAGTTTGATAAGTGTATCTCCTGCGAAGTTTGTGTGCGCGTGTGCCCCATTAACTTGCCCGTCGTAGACTGGGAATTCAACAAGGAAACGAAGAAGAAGAAGCTGAACCACTACAGCATCGACTTCGGAGTCTGTATCTTTTGTGGGAACTGTGTGGAGTACTGCCCAACCAACTGCCTCTCTATGACGGAAGAGTACGAACTGGCTGCTTT
Above is a genomic segment from Synechococcales cyanobacterium T60_A2020_003 containing:
- the ndhI gene encoding NAD(P)H-quinone oxidoreductase subunit I codes for the protein MKFLKQVSDYTKEAVQAAKYIGQGLSVTFDHMQRRPITVHYPYEKLIPSERYRGRIHFEFDKCISCEVCVRVCPINLPVVDWEFNKETKKKKLNHYSIDFGVCIFCGNCVEYCPTNCLSMTEEYELAAFDRHELNYDNVALGRLPYKVTQDPMVTPLRELAYLPKGVMDPHDLPAGSQRAGKTPEEILEAMESSATKS